A genomic window from Gemmatimonadaceae bacterium includes:
- the soxR gene encoding redox-sensitive transcriptional activator SoxR translates to MQAPLLTIGELSRRTGVSTSALRFYEGRQLIRPQRSASGHRRYWRGTIRQVAFIVFAQRIGLSLDEVRREIESLAGRAPTEADWKRLSRRWTARIDKRMEELQRLRRGLSDCIGCGCLSLERCHILNPGDEAAARGAGPRFWLGDEPRESSE, encoded by the coding sequence ATGCAGGCCCCGCTGCTCACCATCGGAGAACTTTCGCGACGCACGGGTGTCTCGACGTCGGCGCTGCGTTTCTATGAAGGGCGCCAACTCATCCGCCCGCAGCGCAGCGCGTCAGGTCACCGGCGGTATTGGCGCGGCACCATCCGGCAGGTCGCCTTCATCGTCTTCGCGCAGCGCATCGGCCTCTCGCTCGACGAGGTGCGGCGCGAGATCGAGTCGTTGGCGGGCCGCGCGCCAACGGAGGCCGACTGGAAGCGTTTGTCGCGGCGGTGGACCGCGCGGATCGACAAGCGGATGGAGGAGCTTCAGCGCCTTCGCCGCGGCCTCAGCGATTGCATCGGGTGCGGATGCCTATCCCTTGAGCGCTGCCACATCCTGAATCCCGGCGACGAGGCGGCGGCCCGCGGCGCGGGACCGAGGTTCTGGCTCGGGGATGAGCCGAGGGAATCCTCCGAATAA
- a CDS encoding DUF167 domain-containing protein: MTSTRLPIKVVPGASRSHIAGWLGDTLKIRVAAAPERGKANAAVEALLADVLAIPSGAARIVAGGSSPRKIVEISGLSEVEVQRRLSDAAAKSG, from the coding sequence GTGACCAGCACCAGACTCCCCATCAAAGTCGTCCCCGGCGCATCACGCAGTCACATCGCCGGCTGGCTCGGCGATACCCTCAAGATTCGCGTCGCCGCAGCGCCCGAGCGCGGCAAGGCAAACGCGGCAGTCGAGGCGCTGCTGGCCGACGTCCTCGCCATTCCCAGCGGCGCGGCCAGGATCGTCGCTGGCGGATCTTCGCCTCGCAAGATCGTGGAGATCAGCGGACTCTCTGAAGTTGAGGTGCAACGAAGGCTCTCAGACGCCGCGGCGAAATCTGGTTGA